Below is a genomic region from Candidatus Eremiobacteraceae bacterium.
GAACATCTCGACCGCAAGCGCAGCGCGGTGACGTTTGGATCGCGCAGCGGACCGCTGCACGTCCACCGCAAGGACGAACGATTGGAACTGGATTTTCCAGCGTTGCGGCCGCGTCCGAGCGAGCCGCTGCCCGGCCTTTTTGAGGCGATCGGCAAAGTGCCGAAAGAGCTGCTCCTCGCGACTTCGTATCTGGCCGTCTACGACAGCGAGCGGGATGTCCGATCGATCGCCCCGGACATGGCGGCGCTCGGCAGACTCGATGCGCATGGCGTCATCGTCACCGCGCCAGGCGAGAACGTCGACTTCGTCTCGCGATTCTTCGCCCCGCGGCTCGGCGTGCCGGAAGACCCGGCAACAGGCTCGGCGCACTGCACGCTGACGCCGTACTGGAGCGAGCGGCTCGGGAAAACCGAAATGCGGGCGCGCCAAGTCTCAAAGCGCGGCGGCGAATTCTGGTGCTCGATCGAAGGCGACCGGGTGAAGATGTCGGGCCACGCTGCGCCGT
It encodes:
- a CDS encoding PhzF family phenazine biosynthesis protein, whose translation is MMRIPLYQIDAFTPKAFGGNPAAVCPLTSWLSDDIMQSIAAENNLAETAFIVPEGDEFAIRWFTPEVEMDLCGHATLASAYVVFEHLDRKRSAVTFGSRSGPLHVHRKDERLELDFPALRPRPSEPLPGLFEAIGKVPKELLLATSYLAVYDSERDVRSIAPDMAALGRLDAHGVIVTAPGENVDFVSRFFAPRLGVPEDPATGSAHCTLTPYWSERLGKTEMRARQVSKRGGEFWCSIEGDRVKMSGHAAPYLVGAIEI